The following coding sequences lie in one Mauremys mutica isolate MM-2020 ecotype Southern unplaced genomic scaffold, ASM2049712v1 Super-Scaffold_100443, whole genome shotgun sequence genomic window:
- the LOC123361294 gene encoding zinc finger protein 70-like, whose protein sequence is PYGCAECGKSFNRSSALSAHRRIHTGEKPYGCSQCGKSFGQRSHLISHQRLHTGETPYTCSDCGKSFNQSFALSRHRRIHLGEKPYGCFECGKSFNRSSHLITHRRTHTGEKPYTCSECGKSFSQCSNLITHRRLHTGEMAYTCAECGKSFNHSSALSTHRRI, encoded by the coding sequence ccttatggatgcgctgagtgcgggaaaagctttaatcggagctctgccctgagcgcacacaggagaatccacacgggtgagaaaccttatggatgctctcagtgcgggaaaagcttcggtcaGCGTTCAcaccttatctcacatcagagactGCACacgggagagacgccctacacatgctctgactgCGGAAAAAGCTTTAATCAGAGCTTTGCCCTGAGCAGACACCGGAGAATCCActtgggtgagaaaccttatggatgctttgagtgtgggaaaagcttcaatcggagctcacacCTGATCACGCATcgtagaacccacacaggagagaagccctacacatgctctgagtgtgggaaaagctttagtcagtgttcaaaccttatcacacatcggagactccacacaggagagatggcctacacatgcgctgagtgcgggaaaagctttaatcacagctctgccctgagcacacatcggagaatc